The following are encoded in a window of Pseudomonas multiresinivorans genomic DNA:
- a CDS encoding YkgJ family cysteine cluster protein, with product MRKPPLIANAELDRLETWAKYTSGLCKDCNATCCTMPAEVNVNDLIRIGVVDEFERDEPAKNIAKRLLKEGVVERFNQKSGIFTLTRTSNGDCYFLDRKTRLCSVYAKRPDTCRNHPQVGPRPGYCAYRKKTG from the coding sequence ATGAGAAAACCACCGCTGATCGCCAACGCCGAACTGGACCGCCTGGAAACCTGGGCCAAGTACACCTCGGGCCTGTGCAAGGACTGCAACGCCACCTGCTGCACCATGCCGGCGGAAGTGAACGTCAACGACCTGATCCGGATCGGCGTGGTCGACGAATTCGAGCGCGACGAACCGGCGAAGAACATCGCCAAGCGCCTGCTGAAGGAAGGCGTCGTCGAGCGCTTCAACCAGAAGAGCGGCATCTTCACCCTGACCCGCACCAGCAACGGCGACTGCTACTTCCTCGACCGCAAGACCCGCCTCTGCAGCGTCTACGCCAAGCGCCCGGACACCTGCCGCAACCACCCGCAGGTCGGCCCGCGCCCTGGCTACTGCGCCTATCGCAAGAAGACCGGCTGA
- a CDS encoding DMT family transporter: MPTPPWWLFVLPLIAGACLPLQAGINGQLAKQVSSVLAAALISFFVGMLGLLALTLANREFPSLAAMRGMPWWQWCGGFLGMFFIFIAAFAAPRVGALMFMVLVLAGQLGMALALDHFGWAGFKEAPVSAMKVAGMVAIAIGIWMIRRG; this comes from the coding sequence ATGCCTACACCGCCCTGGTGGCTGTTCGTCCTGCCGCTGATCGCCGGAGCCTGCCTGCCGTTGCAGGCGGGCATCAACGGCCAGTTGGCCAAGCAGGTGTCCAGCGTACTGGCCGCCGCGCTGATTTCCTTCTTCGTCGGCATGCTCGGCCTGCTCGCGCTGACCCTGGCCAACCGTGAATTCCCCAGCCTCGCAGCGATGCGCGGGATGCCCTGGTGGCAGTGGTGCGGCGGCTTCCTGGGGATGTTCTTCATCTTCATCGCCGCTTTCGCCGCGCCGCGCGTCGGTGCGCTGATGTTCATGGTGCTGGTGCTCGCCGGGCAACTGGGCATGGCGCTGGCCCTGGACCACTTCGGCTGGGCCGGCTTCAAGGAAGCGCCGGTCAGCGCCATGAAGGTCGCCGGCATGGTCGCCATCGCCATCGGTATCTGGATGATCCGCAGGGGCTGA
- the idi gene encoding isopentenyl-diphosphate Delta-isomerase → MTDIQVILVDEHDNPVGTLEKLEAHRQGLRHRAISVYLFNTAGELLLQRRAQAKYHCGGLWSNSCCGHPYPDETALNAAERRLGEEMGVHVHLHKLFEFSYCLELPGGLIENEYGHIFAAVDNQPPHPDPEEADDFRYISLADLEVEMAAAPDRFTPWFRLCYPALNAHLREHGGLAAL, encoded by the coding sequence ATGACGGATATCCAGGTGATTCTGGTCGACGAACACGACAACCCCGTCGGCACACTGGAGAAACTCGAGGCGCACCGTCAGGGCCTGCGGCATCGGGCCATCTCGGTCTATCTGTTCAACACGGCAGGGGAACTGCTGCTGCAACGCCGCGCGCAAGCCAAGTACCACTGCGGCGGGCTGTGGAGCAACAGTTGCTGTGGCCACCCCTACCCCGACGAAACCGCGCTCAACGCCGCCGAACGCCGGCTGGGCGAGGAGATGGGTGTCCATGTACACCTGCACAAGTTGTTCGAGTTCAGCTACTGCCTGGAGCTGCCCGGCGGCCTCATCGAAAACGAGTACGGGCATATCTTCGCTGCCGTGGACAATCAGCCGCCCCACCCCGATCCCGAGGAGGCCGATGACTTCCGTTACATCAGCCTGGCCGACCTGGAAGTGGAAATGGCCGCCGCCCCGGACCGCTTCACCCCCTGGTTCCGCCTCTGCTATCCAGCGCTCAACGCCCACCTGCGGGAGCACGGCGGGTTGGCAGCACTCTGA
- a CDS encoding NUDIX hydrolase, whose amino-acid sequence MDTLPHSDEPSEWLFGSRTFNLRRDSLRWPGRDEPETAYVLEYPDWVNATALTRDGELLLVRQYRHGVRGWVVELPGGWVKPDDADREHAIRRELLEETGYVFDQVEPLLSLSPNPGTHDNLLHAFLATGGQRVREPQPDDDEHIFVLTLPLTEVQTRLLDGSLLDNGHLSCLLLGLMRLGRLHFGFPEGDLA is encoded by the coding sequence ATGGATACACTCCCGCACAGCGACGAGCCGTCGGAATGGCTATTCGGCTCCCGCACCTTCAACCTGCGTCGCGACAGCCTGCGCTGGCCGGGCCGCGACGAGCCGGAAACCGCCTACGTTCTCGAGTACCCGGACTGGGTCAATGCCACGGCGCTGACCCGCGATGGCGAGCTGCTCCTCGTGCGCCAGTACCGCCATGGCGTTCGAGGCTGGGTAGTGGAGCTGCCCGGCGGCTGGGTCAAGCCGGACGACGCCGACCGCGAACATGCCATTCGGCGCGAGCTGCTGGAGGAGACCGGCTATGTGTTCGACCAGGTCGAGCCGTTGCTGTCGCTCTCACCCAACCCCGGCACCCATGACAACCTCCTGCATGCCTTCCTTGCCACGGGCGGGCAACGGGTACGCGAACCGCAGCCGGACGATGACGAACACATCTTCGTGCTGACGCTGCCGCTGACGGAGGTGCAGACGCGCCTGCTGGACGGCTCGCTGCTCGACAACGGCCACCTCAGTTGCCTGCTACTGGGCCTGATGCGCCTGGGCCGGCTGCATTTCGGATTCCCCGAGGGAGATCTTGCATGA
- a CDS encoding SRPBCC family protein yields MATRASRVFSIRIERTRDAAYDFLADPKNFPYWASGLCSAIAPLEGDLWLAQTPQGPLRVRFSPRNGFGVLDHDVLPEQAPAIHIPLRLIPNGDGCELQLTLLRQPQMDDATFERDAQWVERDLQAIKVLLEG; encoded by the coding sequence ATGGCCACCCGCGCTTCCCGCGTCTTCAGCATCCGCATCGAGCGGACTCGCGATGCGGCCTACGACTTCCTCGCCGACCCGAAGAATTTCCCCTACTGGGCTTCCGGGCTGTGCAGCGCCATCGCGCCGCTTGAAGGCGACCTGTGGCTGGCGCAGACACCCCAGGGGCCCCTGCGCGTGCGCTTCTCGCCGCGCAACGGGTTCGGCGTGCTGGACCACGACGTGCTGCCCGAGCAGGCGCCGGCCATTCATATCCCGCTGCGCTTGATCCCCAATGGCGATGGCTGCGAGTTGCAGTTGACCCTGCTGCGCCAGCCGCAGATGGACGACGCCACCTTCGAACGCGACGCCCAGTGGGTCGAGCGCGACCTGCAGGCGATCAAGGTGTTGCTGGAGGGTTGA